The Mycobacteriales bacterium genome includes a window with the following:
- a CDS encoding DNA mismatch repair protein MutS encodes MAAGSNAKTVAAGSQSGLARAAEPRRVPSLLWPVDLDARIVEAASEPDYFHDLNLDQLAGQLLAGVDQGDRLADVLYSPLGSADVVYYRQEVFRDLEDPRVDDALRLFVDRMDDVHRHFANLEKRIDRYERDAWFVDAASLYCRALRDLVDVLDAAELRSRGLTAVRDALDDYVASEPFVRLLGEATDAQAALTRVRYCIRVKGSRVEVSRYQGQEDYSVEVGETFRRFQQGEVKDYRVQYRSEPFLGHVGSHILELLARLFPTEFSGLDEFCAGHADFLAEQVNRLAFESGFYLAYRRYMAPLVTAGLPFCYPTIDESSGDIEAEGAFDICLASMLVAEGRQVVQNSLRLDNAERIFVVSGPNQGGKTTFARMFGQLHHLAAVGCPVPGATARLGLFDRIFTHFQREEQVSDLRGKLEDDLVRIHATLQVATARSIVILNEIFTSTTLDDARLLGAEIMHKLIDRGVRGVYVTFVDELASIGPAVVSVMSEVVPDDPARRTFRIIRAPANGLAYALAIAAKYDLTYERLRNRLVR; translated from the coding sequence GTGGCCGCTGGGAGCAACGCGAAGACCGTCGCCGCGGGCTCCCAGTCGGGCCTGGCGCGCGCCGCGGAGCCTCGTCGGGTACCGAGTTTGCTGTGGCCGGTCGACCTCGACGCGAGGATCGTCGAGGCGGCGAGCGAGCCCGACTACTTCCATGATCTGAACCTCGATCAGCTGGCTGGGCAGCTGCTGGCCGGAGTGGACCAGGGCGATCGGCTAGCGGATGTGCTCTACAGCCCACTCGGCAGCGCCGACGTCGTCTACTACCGGCAGGAAGTGTTCCGGGACCTGGAGGACCCCCGGGTCGACGACGCGCTGCGGTTGTTTGTGGACCGGATGGATGACGTCCACCGCCACTTCGCGAACCTGGAGAAGAGGATCGACCGCTACGAGCGGGACGCGTGGTTTGTGGACGCCGCGAGCCTGTATTGCCGGGCGCTGCGCGACCTCGTCGATGTTCTGGACGCCGCGGAGCTGCGTTCACGAGGGCTGACCGCCGTCCGCGATGCGCTGGATGACTACGTGGCATCGGAGCCATTCGTTCGGCTGCTCGGAGAGGCGACCGACGCGCAAGCCGCGCTGACCCGGGTGCGCTACTGCATCCGGGTCAAGGGGAGCCGGGTGGAAGTCAGCCGCTACCAGGGTCAAGAGGACTACAGCGTCGAGGTGGGGGAGACGTTCCGCCGCTTCCAGCAAGGCGAGGTCAAAGACTACCGGGTGCAATACCGCAGCGAACCTTTTCTCGGTCACGTCGGCTCTCACATCCTGGAGTTGCTGGCTCGGCTGTTCCCTACAGAGTTCAGCGGCCTCGACGAGTTCTGCGCCGGCCACGCCGACTTTCTGGCCGAGCAAGTCAACCGGCTGGCGTTCGAGTCCGGCTTCTACCTCGCGTACCGCCGGTACATGGCTCCGCTCGTCACCGCCGGGCTGCCGTTTTGCTATCCCACGATCGACGAGTCCTCCGGGGACATCGAGGCCGAAGGCGCGTTCGACATCTGCCTGGCCAGCATGCTGGTGGCCGAAGGGAGACAGGTCGTACAAAACAGCCTTCGGCTGGACAACGCCGAACGCATTTTCGTGGTCTCCGGCCCGAACCAGGGCGGCAAGACGACGTTCGCTCGCATGTTCGGGCAGCTGCACCACCTGGCAGCCGTCGGCTGCCCGGTGCCGGGTGCGACGGCCCGGCTAGGGCTGTTCGACCGCATCTTCACGCATTTCCAGCGCGAGGAGCAGGTGTCGGACCTGCGCGGGAAGTTGGAAGACGACCTGGTCCGGATCCACGCGACCCTGCAGGTCGCGACGGCGCGGAGCATCGTCATCCTGAACGAGATCTTCACGTCGACCACCCTGGACGACGCGCGGCTGCTCGGCGCGGAGATCATGCACAAGCTGATCGACCGGGGGGTGCGCGGGGTGTACGTCACCTTCGTCGACGAGCTGGCCAGCATCGGGCCCGCTGTCGTCAGTGTGATGAGCGAGGTGGTGCCGGACGATCCCGCCCGCCGCACGTTCCGGATCATCCGCGCCCCCGCCAACGGCCTCGCCTACGCGCTGGCTATCGCCGCGAAGTACGACCTTACCTACGAGCGTCTGCGGAACAGGCTCGTACGGTGA